A stretch of DNA from Equus asinus isolate D_3611 breed Donkey chromosome 20, EquAss-T2T_v2, whole genome shotgun sequence:
CCCACCAGTCATACTACATATCACATCACCCAGAAATTGCCAGCCTGACACAGTGATTGAACAGGCTGGTGAAGATACAGCTGAAGCATAACCTTGGAAGTGATACCTGGAGAGGACAGGGTGCCATCTTCCAGAATGCAGTGTCCACTATAAAACAACAACCCAGTAGGTAGAACACATGAGTCCAAAAACAAGGGGGTAAGCACAAATGGCTTGCTTACCATCACTCCCATGATCCACTTGGGGAAATTTGTGCTTCCTTCCCCTACAACCCTAGGCTCTGCAGGTTTAAAGATCTTGGTTCCCAGGGGAAAATGTGTCCAAGAGGGGAAAGAGTATGGCTGCTGCCGAAGAACTTTGGGTCCCTTGTGTGAAGGGACCACCAGCCAAGAAGAGACATCACCATCTTGGCCATAGAGTGGATCCTGATTACAAGGAcaagaggagagagggcagctgtTACACAAAGAAGACACAGCAGTGTAGTCTGGCATCCAACTGGTCCACCTGGGAGCCTCTTGTTACTCCTCCACTCTATTTTGATGGCAAAAATGACAAGTGCAGCAGACATGACTTGAGGAGGGCATGGATACCAGGGGCTCAGACACCTCAGGGGCAACAGTCTAGGTCACACTGTCAGATAAGCCACTAAAATCAGTAGAGGTGCTAGCGAGGGATAAGAGAAATCTAGGATGTGTAGGAGAAAAGGGAATGATGGGTATTAGTTTCTGTTCCGAGATCAGTCACAATGAGATGTAATTCTTCCCACCATCTTTCCTTTTGTAAATTTCCACAATGAAGGGAGACTCACCAGCATGCTGGAGGACCTGTTCCCAGAAGATATATGAAGAAGTAGATCCAAGGGGCAAAAGAGGTGGACGGTGGTGGGTGCCCTGAGGAGCTGCCTGGATatcccttcaggaatgaaggactTATTCCTCTGGCTGCTAGGAGTGCTCCCAACAGGAAGCCCTCAGCTATCAGCCCCTGCAGGGATTTTCCCAAATGAAGCAATCCCCTTACCCCTCTTCAGAACAACTCTGAAAGGTCATCCAAGCTTCGTGACTCCCACAGGGTCCACCAAGACAGCATCACAGCTTAACTTATCCCTCTTCCCAATCCTGCTACCCGCCCTTTCCTTCCATAGACGTAGATTCCAAGAGCATTTCCTAATAAATCTACTGCATGTTAATCTCTGTCTCAAAATCTGATTGCGGGAGAACAATGTCATCCATGTCAGGGAAAGAGGGGCTTCTGATCACCTATGCAGAAGGAGAAGGATGTGCGATATGCAGCAAGTGATGGTTCTACCAAAAGCAGCAATATATATGAAAACATCGAAACAGAGGACTGGGCAAATGAGAAAGGAGGGAATGATCAAGAAAGATGTATTAAGGAGATGGGATATGAGCTAAAGATAACATCTTATGGGATAAAGTCTTGCATAACAGAATTTGGGCCCTGAGGGTCATCAGTGTCCTCCTacacaaggaaagactgagactCAGAGCAGTAACGGTTAAGGAGAAATGAGGTTCCTtgaaatctcatttcttttttttctttttaaattggcacctgagttaacatctgttgccaatcacttgttttctgctttttgtttttcttcttctccccaaagacccccagtacctagatgtatattctagttgtaggtgcttctggttctactatgtgggatgctgcatcagcgtggcctgacaagcggcactagttccgtgcccaggatccgagccagcgaaaccctgggccacggaagctgagagcacaaacttaaccactcggccacagggccagccccaaaatccCATTTCTTAATAACCGTCTAAAGATGTCCACTCTGCTGGAACAAGTCCTTTGACTTTCCCCTCTATTCTCCCCATTCTCTTGTTAATTAATCTAATGTTTttattagcatctgtaagacccATGAAGGGAAGCTAAGACAAAAAATTTGATAAGCCTTCCTGGATCACTGCTTGATTTTGCAGTAGTAAAGTTACGTGGGGGGCCCATGCAAAAGGAGCCCATTTAACCACAGCATTAACCATCACCTGGGTAATGAGCATATTCAGTGAGTGAATATCTGGGTCATCATAAAGCCAGTCCCACGTTGCTTGCATACGAAGCAGAACAATTGCTTCAGCTGAGGTGTTCCACTTGGCATTTATAGGAGTTGCCATATAGTCCCCCTTCTCAGTGTAAACAGATCTTATAGTGGCTTTTATTCAATCCAGCAGGCTAGCCATTTCCTCAGGAATAACCTGCTGTGTGTCTGGATTATTTATAACCATTTGTGATTGTTCCATAGTGAGCTGTGGGTCCTGTATCAACCCAAACATGCTCTTCCATTCTGTAGCATTTAAAACCAAAGATATTGCCTCTAAATTAGTCACTTTCACaatccattttaataaaaattcttccGGAAGTTGATGATACTTATCtactgatgaataaatgaaaagcaataggatacataagagtatatgaggaagctattaggtttaaaactaattcagccagatcttgtttttccagaaaaggCTCGACATGGCATGTTGAGCATGCATTATACACCTGCTTTAAACAATTGCAATGTCCCAAAGCtgagaatgatgcccttaaataTGGAGACGTTGCCTCCCTCATATCAGAATTTCAAGGATAAGTATTTCTTCCCAGAAAccaaggattaattactgacctgcttcAACTCATCTCGTGACCACTGACCACCAATCTGCTGTGCTCATCTTGTGactactgacctgctgtgctagcaaAGCATCTCGTGATTgcagtaaaagagatattcctgtcatacgTGATGTAAGTTCCTTGTTCCACGACAGTATAAAACCATGCTGTAcattccatttctttggagtgcttccttccttgaGGAAGGAAGCGCCTAGGCTATAGTTCTCAGACctggctcatataataaactcactccaattttgatttatagatcaGTTATGGGTTATTTGTGTTGACACTACAAAATAAAACTCCTTCACATTATACCCCCTGATTTCAGTAGTTTCTTGGTTCTGTTCTCTCCCCATATGGACTACCTTCATGGTGACCAGAGTCACAGGTACTCTGTGTTGTCTCCACATAATTTTTCCCTTTGGGGGTGGATTTGAGACTAGCCACCAAAGCTCAGACTGACCAAAACCTGAGCTTGGTCCAGCATCAAGGTCTGACCCAGCACTCTCTCCTGCTTTCATTTTAGCTATGATAGGTAACAATAACGAAGAGatcatatattttgcttttttcttattagtTTCCATTTCCTTAAGCATCCAGTGAACCAAATCCCCAGGACTTGGATTCATATCTAATCTCCATTGGTAAACTTTACATTTAGTAACTGACTACAGCATAACTGCTGTTCCATACCATAGTGACTATGTGGCCACCCAGGAATCAAAGGTTCCTTGTCCTCTgccctttcattctttctcttcccaaaccACCTGTTTCCATGAGCTAGGGTCAGTCTAGCAAATCCTACTTCTGGCCCCAATTCTGAGGTGCTTTTTCTGataccaagcaattctccagttctctgacaccaactggtTGTACAACAATTCAActaaattctgacactatctacctggagtcaCCAGCAGATCCCACAAATTAAAGGGCCCAGTTCCACAAGActgtccccacttcagatgccagtcgcaAGTCCCAGGTTGCCatctgtacttctgaccaaccagctataaatTCTAGGGTTTCTTGACCCTCTCTGCAGGTTTGATCATTTGCTgaaacaactcacagaactcaggaaaaccttATTTACATttactgatttattacaaagggTACAACTCAAGGATaaccaaatggaagagatgcatagggcaaggcatGGAAGAGGGGATGTcttggagcttccatgccctctccaggtgtgcCACCCTCCAGGCACTCAGATAGAGTAATTgtggtataataagaaatatgtttgGTCTTTGTCTCCAGTTCCTAGCACAGACCTCCTAAAACCCTTTGAATTTCCCAAGTCATAGGACtgtcttttgttatttatacCAGCCCCTTTCAATCACAGAATGCCCACAGAACTGAGGAAAAGAGTCACTTGaaagaaattctcaaagaaaagaaCCGGCAGGATGTGGTAGCCCTTAGAGAAGCACTCTACGAGTTAAACAGCTCaggttttgggggatttttttgtttgtttttgaggaagattagccccgagctaacatccgtgcccatcttcctctactttatacgtgggacgcctgccacagaatggcttgccaagcggtgccttctCCGCTCCGGGAGCCGAACAGGCGAAACCCGGGGCAGCCTAGTGGAACAggcgaactcaaccgctgcgccacccggctggtCCCAACAGCTCAGGTTTTAATCACTGTTCTACCACTTAACTTCCCTGCATTTGTTTCCCACCTGTAGGCTGGAAGTAAAAAGAGTACTATACTTACTTCTGAAGGTTGTTAGAATCGAAGATTAGTCATTAAAAAGTATGTGGATCAGCGCCAAGAGCATGTgcagagctcaataaatgttagcttttactATCATGGATGCACGGAGGGGGACCCCAAATTTCTAGTCCATGTTCCTGGTCCTCTTGGCTATATGCCCATTACTCCTTCTTAGTCATTTCAtcatctctgagcctgtttcctcatccataaaatgaaggtACGGGTGTCCCCACACAAGCCCACGGTCCCCTAGAGTGACTCAAATATTCTCAGTCAGGGTGACTCAAGGGTGCTGGTGCCAGTGGCAGAGCGTGGGAGATGGAGGGGATGCGCCCTCTCAGCAGAAAACACACTCACGCGCCCAGTGTGAGACTCCCTGCCCGGCCGTGCTCTCCCGCAGCCTCCCTTCCCGAGTTAAATGCCAGAAGGGCCTGGCCGTTAGCTGTCCCAGGAATTCGAAGGCAGGTTTGGTGAAAGGAGGCGCCTCACTCCAAAAGCCTCGGATGGGCCTTTCACCAGCCTCACTTGATGGGCTGTCAGCAGGAGCGTGCGGCCTCCCGCGCCTGTGACCGCAAGGAGCTTCCCGCGGCCCCGGGGCCCCACGGTCCCAGCTTCTGGGTACAGGCCGGGGCGGAatcggggcggggccgcggcgggGTCGGGGGCGGTCCTAAGCGCGCCCAGCCCACTCCGCCTCCGCCGGGTGGACCCGGCTCCCCGCCCGGGCGGTGGACAGTTGCTGGgaaacagaggaagaggaaggggcgGAGCTGCTTGTGGTGGCCGCGAAGCAGTCAGCCGACTGCGGCGGGGGTAGTCAGCTGTCCCTGGCGCCGCCCGGAGCCCGAGGGCCAGCCAAGGCCTCGGCCGGCGGGGGTAGGACGGGCGAACCAGCCCTGTCTAGGAAGCCGGGCAATGCCCTGCCACGGAGTGTCTCCCGGCCAGGGCCACCCCAGGTCTGGCCGGGAGCACAGACCGGACAGGTCCCGGGAGGGCCCCAGCCTGGGGCTCCTGTGGGTGAGCCTGGTGCTGGCGCTGGCCCTGCCCGACTCCCTGGTGCTCTGGGCCCCAGCCGGGGCCCACCCTCTTCCCACTCAAGGCCATCTCGCCAGGTTCAGTCGCCTAGTGCCCCAGCTCCGGGACGCCTTTGCGGGGTGGAACCTCACCTGTCCGGTCTGCAAAGGTCTGTTCACCGCCATCGACTTCGGGTTGAAGGTGAGCGCTAAAGGGGCTGCGGTGAAGCGCTCGGGATGGGGGCTGGGGCCAGTGCAGGCGCTCTGGGGTCCTCAAGAGCATCCCTGATGGAGAGGCTGGCATCTACAAGCCTATACCGAATTTGCTCTCCTTTAGGGACCTCGTGGCTACATGCCACCCACTACCTCCATTGTGACCTTGTAAAGTAAAGAAAGTGCAAGTAATATGCTGGACACTGCCAGCCATTTAATACAGGTTAAATCAAGCCTGCTAGGTGGTTTGATTACAgttgttatctccatttttacaAATAATAGAGACCCCAGAGATGAAGTCaattgcccaagggcacacagcaggtgaggggcagggctggTACTTCCCTTCTGATATGCCTGACTGAGTTTCCTCTGCTTCACACTTAATCATCTCCAGCATAATCATGCCTGGTACTCGTTACTCAGAAGGGACTTGAATTAAGAAATATCCAGGGGTGTGAGATTGGATGGGGCTGCCCTGACCCTAATGGGGTTACGGCAAGAGCTAGTTGGTAGGTGAGCTTTGCAGGGCTCCAAGGGAAACAGCTCTGCCCTCCTGTGTTCCCAAACCCTGGACAGTATGTCGTTCTGCCCAGCCCAAATTTCACGGCACTCTGCAGAAGTATCTGAGAAAGCCAGCTGGGCAGGCAAAGGCCTGAAATGCCACTGGCCACTGAGCTGAAGGAGAACTGGCGTGGTGCTGCCTGAGTCACAGAGCAATGTCTGTCTGTGGGAGGCACAGGTGCACTGAGGTCTCTTCTCCACGGTGCCACTGAGTGTAGCCCAGCCCCATTTGGATATGGAGGCTAAACAGGTAGTAACCAGAGGTTGGCCTGGTCCCTGTGCTCTGTCTCTGACCTCTCACCACTGGTTCTTCCCACCACagagggaggccagtgtggcctGGGTGGGCTCTATGGCCATCAAGCTGTGCAAGATGCTGAAGATAGCACCgcccactgtgtgccagtcaGCTGTCCAGCTCTTTGAGGACGACATGGTGGAAGTGTGGACACGCTCAGTGCTGAGCCCTTCTGAGGCCTGCGGTCTGCTCCTGGGCTCCACCTGTGGGCACTGGGACATCTTCTCATCTTGGAATATCTCTTTGCCGGCCGTGCCGAAGCCGTCCCCCAAGCCACCCAACCCCCCAGCCCCAGGCGCCCCGGTTAGCCGCATCCTCTTCCTCACTGACCTGCACTGGGATCATGACTACCTGGAGGGCACAGACCCTGATTGTGAGAACCCTCTGTGTTGCCGCCAGGATTCTGGCCTGCCACCCGCCTCCCGCCCGGGTGCTGGATACTGGGGCGAGTACAGCAAGTGTGACTTGCCTCTGCGGACCCTGGATAGCCTGCTGAGGGGGCTGGACCCTGCTGGCCCCTTCGATATGGTGTACTGGACGGGAGACATCCCCGCCCACAACGTCTGGCACCAGTCTCGTCAGGACCAACTGCGGGCCTTGACCACCATCACAGCCCTTGTGAAGAAGTACTTGGGGCCAGTGCCTGTATACCCTGCTGTAGGCAACCATGAGAGCACACCTGTCAATGGCTTCCCTCCCCCCTTCATAGAGGGCAACTATTCTTCCCGCTGGCTCTATGAGGCGATGGCCAAGGCATGGGAACCCTGGCTGCCTGCTGAAGCCCTTCACACACTCAGGTACTTGAGGTCCATGGAAAcccaggaagggaaaagaaaggtggATGAGAGTGAAGGAATCAGGGGCCCCGGGCATTATCTGTGACTGCCCTAGCATGAGTCCTCAGCTCTCCTCACTGGCCCTCCCTAATCTGACCCTACCTTCCACTTCCACCCTTATCTCCAGCCACCCTCCGTCACAGGCCTGACAGCATACTCTCTCCATGCAAGTCTGTGTCTTTGCTACATTGGCGCTCTCTAAaatgccttctcctcctctttaacATCCCAACTTACCCAGGCCCAGGCCATCTTCCCTCTAAATGGCCTTTGCTTCCTATTCTCACtgacttttctctctcccctgaacTCCTGGAGCCCTTAGCCCTGTGACCACTCTCCTCAGTCACATGGGCCCCATATTCAGTACTGTTTGGTCTTCAGCTAGAATGTGAACTCCTTGAAGCTAGGGATGATGTCCTGtatgcctctcccctccccccagatgCCTAGCATGGAACAGGGCATGCAGGACCAggatcatgaatgagtgttgaccCCTCATGTTCACTTTGTTTCAGAATTGGGGGGTTCTATGCCCTTTCCCCACGCCCTGGCCTCCGCCTCATCTCTCTCAATATGAATTTTTGTTCCCGTGAGAACTTCTGGCTCTTGATCAACTCCACAGATCCAGCTGGACAGCTCCAGTGGCTGGTGGGGGAGCTTCAGGCCGCTGAGGATCGAGGAGACAAAGTGAGGGAGAGTGGTGGGAACACGGTGGAGTAGGTGCTGATGGGGGTTTGTGGGGAAAAGCAGGCCCTCATAAGCAGACTCTTGTTTGGAGCTGGAGCCCCTGTGAGCAGACAAGCTTGGTTTTCTGGTGCCAGCCAGTGCAGGAGAGATGAATACCCACTATCCTGGCCAGGACTGCCTGGACCCCTCCTGCCCTGATAACCTCAGCTCTCTCTGCAGGTGCATATAATCGGACACATCCCCCCAGGGCACTGCCTGAAGAGCTGGAGCTGGAATTATTACCGAATTGTAACCAGGTAGGAGGAAGGTCGGGGTGGAGGGATGAAGAGTCTAAAGGTTGGAAATTCCCTTGAGCATCTCACCATCCCTGCTGTCCCATTCGAGTGGAGAGTGTACTTACTTGAACAGTATGGAGAAAGAAAGCATCTTCTCTCTCCAGATCTCCTTGCTCCCTACAACCTTCCGAATGTAATTAGTATCTTCTGGCCAGGTATGAGAACACCTTGGCTGGTCAGTTCTTTGGCCACACCCACGTGGATGAATTCGAGGTCTTCTATGATGAGGAAACTCTGAGCCGGCCGCTATCTGTAGCCTTCCTGGCACCCAGTGCCACCACCTACATCGGCCTTAATCCTGGTGAGTGAGGTGGAAGGGAGTTGTTGGGATAGAGGAAATTGGTGAGAGAGGAAGCGGGAGCCAGGGGCAGGTGGGACATATGGCCCCTCCCCAGGGTTGCTCCTTCCCCCTCCAGTCAGCCCTCCCTCCTTGCAGGTTACCGCGTCTACCAAATAGATGGCAACTACTCTGGGAGCTCTCACGTGGTCCTGGACCATGAGACCTACATCCTGAACCTAACGCAGGCGAATGAGGTGGGAGCCACGCCACGCTGGCAGCTCCTCTATAGAGCCCGAGAAACCTATGGACTGCCCAACGCGCTGCCTGCCGCCTGGCACGACCTGGTGTACCGCATGCGGGGCGACACGCGGCTATTCCAGACTTTCTGGTTTCTCTACCATAAGGGCCACCCACCCTCGGAGCCCTGCGGCACCCCCTGCCGCCTCGCTACTCTGTGCGCCCAGCTCTCCGCCCGCTCAGACAGCCCTGCTCTGTGTCGCCACCTCATGCCCGATGCAGGCCTCCCTGATGTCCACAGGTTGTGGCTACAGCCACTGTTCTGCTAGCACTCCCAGGGCCCAGAATTGGGAAAGTGTGTGTCTTAGGAAAGGAGCAAAACCCCCAGagggctgctgtgttgagaacatCTGATGGAAGAGCCTATCCACGGGCCCAGGCACGGCCTGGAAACAGGACCCTCTCCTTTCCTGGAGCTGGTTTAGCAAGATGTGGGAGGGGTTGGCTGCTCTGGCTGTGCCCAGCATCCAGACTGCCCTGGGGCTGGTGTCCTTTGATGGCCATGGAGCAGAGGTCTCAGCTGGCACTGCTCTGGCAAACCAGAGGGGAGTGGTCACCCTTGGCCTGTGCTGGCCAGCCAGGAAACCtgtactgctgctgctgcctgcctgccaggctattaaaataaagataagagaCTTGGACTCCAGACGCTTCTGTGACTGTCccaatttcttcttttgaggCAGGCAGGGCAAGGGGGCCTTGGGAACTGGATCTTAACTGAGGGATCACTGTACTGGGGGAGATGGTGTGGGGCAGGCACAGGAAGGCACACAGCTCAGCAGGGCAGACAGACTTTATTAGTGATATCAGTACAGCAGAGGTGCCCACGGAGCAGGGGGGAGGGGACCCATGCCTGAACCAGTCCCCTCCTTCTGCCCCTGCTGGACTCTATGAAGATGGGGCCTGGCCTAGACCAGTTCCTCCTGCTCCACCTGAAACATGGGGATGAAGAGCTCGGGGCTGGCCTTGCTTCCTGCTCCTCTCGTCATCAATCCAGTATTGTCGCTTCCTTGCAGGGATTAgatctctccctccccagcccctaggCAGGGAACCCCAGCTACTGGGGAGGGGCAGCTTTGGGGGGGCCTGAGGCCTAAGAATAGCCTCTAGGACTCCTCCCTGCCCCATACCCTTGAGTTCCCTGGGGCCCAACACAAGCAGGTGGAAGGAGGACTCAGGGCTTCAGGGAGTATGGGCCCCGAGCCGTTTGGGCTTGAGGGAGCCCCACAGCGACTGAACGCCCCTGCGGACAGTCCACCCTACACGCCGGGCAACAGACTCAGCAGGGGGTGCcgggaggcaggaggtggaggcCTGGGAACGGGCATCCAGACACTTCTGGTAGCGGAGCTGCAGAAAGGCAGGAGGGGCAGTCACTCTCCAGCCTGCCTCATGTGAGGTTGGCATCACCACTCCACCACCCTACCCGCTTACCATGCACGCAGCCTGCACGGCCTCTGAGAGGCTGGCAGCATTGGGCTCGCACCAAAACATGTGGCAGCAGAAGGAGGCTGGGCCGGCAGCCATGATGAATGCAAACGTGTGGACATCTCTGCCCACAGCCAGGAAGGACAGGAAGCGCACCCGACACTCCCCCAGCACTGCCTCTGTCTGGAGGGAGGGAACCCAGTTAGAAAGGAACAGCCCAACCCTCTGTTCCACCGGGCACATCCATCTTATTGGCAGCTCTTCCCCTCGCCCTAGTCTCCCCTCCATGGCAAGACAGAGCCATGTCTTATCCTTCCCCCACCCAGGTCTTTACCTGCTGGTGCAAGATGGTGAGGGTAGCAGGCGCCACGCTGACATGACTTGGGGTCCACTGCTCACGGCTACTGGAGGACAGGACTGACTCCAGGGCTCCATTTATCACATCTACCCCTAGAAGATAGGGACATACACATGGCACCACTAGGAGTGAAGAAAGAACACCCCAACTCTATTCTACACTTTCTAGCTGTGCCTAGTCAGGCCCAGAGCCTTTGCTCCGTCCTCACTTCACTGGCCTACAGCCCTGGGGGATGCTGCACAGGTGTCCCTTCCCTGGTGCTCTCATCCTTGGCTTCAGTGACTTGGCACTTTTCTGGTTTCTTCCATCTTGAATCCTAGGCTTGGTTTTCTTCACTGACTCTGCCTCTTCTTCAGCCTCCTAAACTGACTGACCCTCCCAAAGCTCTGACCTCCCCATATCTTGCTCTCTCGGTGGTTATCCACATTCAAACAGCCCACTGCTTCACACCACAACAATGACCCAGATCAGAACCCACAGGCCCATCCTCTCCCAAGACCcaacatttgttttatttaagatATCCATTTGAGGAATGTTCACTCTTGTATCACACTGTGCTAACTCATTACAGTGCTTT
This window harbors:
- the SMPD1 gene encoding sphingomyelin phosphodiesterase; the protein is MPCHGVSPGQGHPRSGREHRPDRSREGPSLGLLWVSLVLALALPDSLVLWAPAGAHPLPTQGHLARFSRLVPQLRDAFAGWNLTCPVCKGLFTAIDFGLKREASVAWVGSMAIKLCKMLKIAPPTVCQSAVQLFEDDMVEVWTRSVLSPSEACGLLLGSTCGHWDIFSSWNISLPAVPKPSPKPPNPPAPGAPVSRILFLTDLHWDHDYLEGTDPDCENPLCCRQDSGLPPASRPGAGYWGEYSKCDLPLRTLDSLLRGLDPAGPFDMVYWTGDIPAHNVWHQSRQDQLRALTTITALVKKYLGPVPVYPAVGNHESTPVNGFPPPFIEGNYSSRWLYEAMAKAWEPWLPAEALHTLRIGGFYALSPRPGLRLISLNMNFCSRENFWLLINSTDPAGQLQWLVGELQAAEDRGDKVHIIGHIPPGHCLKSWSWNYYRIVTRYENTLAGQFFGHTHVDEFEVFYDEETLSRPLSVAFLAPSATTYIGLNPGYRVYQIDGNYSGSSHVVLDHETYILNLTQANEVGATPRWQLLYRARETYGLPNALPAAWHDLVYRMRGDTRLFQTFWFLYHKGHPPSEPCGTPCRLATLCAQLSARSDSPALCRHLMPDAGLPDVHRLWLQPLFC